In the Malaya genurostris strain Urasoe2022 chromosome 1, Malgen_1.1, whole genome shotgun sequence genome, one interval contains:
- the LOC131433384 gene encoding RING finger and transmembrane domain-containing protein 2, whose translation MSDNSSETQKHSSSSTASSAQSPVDPVAKLETSASSTTATSPAIIETTTTTLTVDEGGRPPLASEEDTSSTISIIASVTVTAITENSAHTSSSPCLGSQSSSESTVLATVHQPSIPILVERQISVTSNDGSMQNSNASNGFRTTFNGRVPFARILSTGTGTDRRVNGNETGRVAGNLSNNLLNDIFAFVQQARNPNSLFSSERRNLFLQSGRTVSQMSGGNTPPIVLPVGNPTDVVIDVDNVTGPSLRSSNNEIFPISTSSSIASGIRQNSWTQPNSGDEDGSNMGRSSIVPNFNYHHHHHHFHNHQPLSTVHHHLPHLTQQQQQQLQQVQTGQQSQPVSLGASGSGNGIPVDNLQLQPTTPTNPNPNNGTRSNSVSSNNQPADEATVHEALNQIPEARAMMDTFARYIPLLFILIIKLCYDHLDGIIHFLALLMTFSHANWVVRQEISKQAQKRIMVLLRELIFIVVALAVVGFLLERKNIFLSIMFMPDLSEPQNLKSLLFSVCMSDLVLKLLTIIAKILITVMPPSVIEYKSRGKIYLMTESLSQLYRAAAPIQPWLIFLFESYSGSEKIVGVILSAVYMVAKSSDLLDRIKFCKRSVIKLLQKTSYGTIPSKEQLQACGGQCPICHDNFNSPVLLECNHIFCELCVGTWFDREQTCPLCRAKIVDDPSYRDGATTFFLQLY comes from the exons ATGTCCGATAACAGTTCCGAAACGCAGAAGCATTCGAGCTCGAGCACAGCGTCCTCAGCACAGTCACCGGTAGATCCTGTTgcaaaactagaaacatcagcTTCGTCAACTACAGCCACTTCTCCTGCTATCATCgaaaccaccaccaccacacTAACCGTTGACGAGGGTGGCAGACCGCCATTAGCCTCGGAAGAGGACACCAGCAGCACAATCAGTATCATCGCATCGGTTACGGTTACGGCAATAACGGAAAATTCTGCTCATACATCCAGCAGCCCTTGCCTTGGTAGTCAAAGTTCATCGGAATCCACGGTACTAGCTACTGTCCATCAGCCCTCTATTCCTATCTTAGTCGAGAGGCAAATTTCAGTCACTTCTAACGACGGGAGCATGCAAAACAGCAACGCTAGCAACGGATTCCGGACCACTTTTAACGGAAGAGTTCCATTTGCTAGGATTTTATCGACGGGCACCGGCACCGACCGACGGGTAAATGGTAACGAAACTGGCCGGGTTGCAGGAAACCTAAGCAATAACTTGTTGAATGACATTTTTGCCTTCGTGCAGCAAGCACGTAATCCGAACAGCCTGTTCTCGTCCGAAAGGCGTAATCTTTTTCTCCAATCGGGTCGTACGGTTTCGCAAATGTCCGGTGGTAACACTCCTCCGATCGTTCTTCCGGTCGGAAATCCAACTGACGTCGTCATTGACGTGGACAACGTAACTGGACCGTCTCTTCGATcgtcaaataatgaaattttcccAATTTCGACTTCGTCATCGATTGCCAGCGGTATTCGACAAAATTCCTGGACCCAACCGAATTCAGGGGACGAGGATGGCTCCAACATGGGACGATCTTCGATAGTGCCGAACTTCAAttatcatcatcaccatcaccatTTCCATAATCACCAGCCGCTGTCGACGGTTCACCATCATCTACCGCATCTgacgcagcagcagcagcaacaactacAGCAAGTGCAAACCGGACAGCAGAGTCAACCGGTTTCGCTCGGGGCATCCGGTAGCGGAAATGGCATTCCAGTTGATAATCTTCAGCTACAACCAACCACTCCCACCAATCCGAACCCGAACAATGGCACTCGAAGCAACAGTGTCAGCTCCAACAATCAACCAGCAGACGAAGCTACGGTCCACGAAGCCCTGAATCAGATTCCGGAAGCACGTGCGATGATGGACACGTTTGCTCGCTACATTCCGCTTCTGTTCATTCTTATTATCAAACTATGCTACGATCATTTGGATGGAATCATACACTTTCTTGCCCTGCTGATGACCTTCTCGCATGCCAACTGGGTTGTCCGGCAGGAGATATCAAAACAGGCACAAAAACGGATAATGGTTCTGCTGCGTGAACTAATCTTTATCGTGGTTGCCCTGGCTGTCGTTGGTTTCCTGCTCGAGCGAAAGAACATTTTCCTCAGCATTATGTTTATGCCTGATCTATCCGAACCGCAGAACCTAAAATCGTTACTTTTTTCCGTGTGCATGTCCGACCTGGTACTGAAACTGCTAACCATCATCGCGAAGATTCTGATCACCGTTATGCCGCCAAGCGTGATCGAGTATAAGAGCCGA GGTAAAATCTATCTAATGACCGAATCGCTCTCGCAACTGTACCGTGCGGCAGCACCGATCCAACCTTGGTTGATTTTCCTGTTTGAATCCTACTCCGGTTCGGAGAAAATAGTGGGAGTTATTCTGTCCGCGGTTTACATGGTGGCCAAGTCGTCCGATCTGCTCGATCGGATCAAGTTCTGCAAACGGTCCGTCATCAAATTGCTACAGAAAACG AGTTACGGaaccattccatcgaaggagcaGCTGCAAGCTTGCGGTGGCCAGTGCCCGATCTGTCACGATAACTTCAATTCGCCAGTGCTTCTGGAATGTAATCACATTTTCTGCGAACTGTGTGTCGGGACGTGGTTCGACCGGGAACAGACGTGCCCGCTGTGTCGGGCCAAGATCGTTGACGATCCGTCCTATCGGGACGGGGCAACCACGTTTTTCCTGCAATTGTACTAA
- the LOC131433410 gene encoding RING finger protein 150-like codes for MSTISECVVCLDPLTERIKVLQCSHQFHIDCIDRWLRVNNRCPTCRVPTGAPPRLTGNAFYEEDEPDDDDEVSISSAQTNDEADSIEYIVHDSMDDLDFSSIFSDEEPDDDYDDLLYDANIENEPEDVLVPSDEEADSDDGLFSVEEDDANILEELEFMEGDDQNDLDDFLTDNDDAFDETAVDLYELDYDVMG; via the exons ATGTCAACAATCAG TGAGTGTGTTGTTTGTTTAGATCCGCTGACGGAACGAATTAAGGTACTACAGTGTAGTCATCAATTTCACATCGACTGCATAGATCGGTGGCTTAGAGTCAACAACAGGTGCCCCACATGTAGGGTTCCTACAGGAGCTCCTCCACGACTTACCGGCAATGCATTTTACGAAGAAGATGAacccgacgacgacgacgaagttTCCATTTCATCCGCCCAGACCAATGATGAGGCGGATAGTATTGAATATATTGTTCACGACAGTATGGACGATTTGGATTTTTCGAGCATATTCTCTGATGAAGAACCGGATGATGACTATGATGATCTCTTGTATGATGCGAACATCGAAAATGAACCGGAAGACGTCTTGGTGCCGTCTGATGAAGAAGCAGATAGCGATGATGGTCTCTTCAGTGTTGAAGAAGATGATGCAAATATTTTGGAAGAACTGGAGTTTATGGAAGGAGATGATCAAAATGATTTGGATGATTTTCTCACAGACAACGACGATGCCTTTGATGAAACCGCTGTAGATTTGTACGAATTAGATTATGATGTCATGGGTTAG
- the LOC131433341 gene encoding zinc finger protein 69 homolog, with protein sequence METATVTALLEIPSTNPISYCRLCLSSSLVEPLYPCNPKQDLIDLIAKNVHVVLINEEDLPCAVCQNCRFKLEDFERFRDQCQKLDNFIRTRKRELAILQEAVAVPQLDDTGAIMVAEAIDIKADPEALLGDEDSLPYVLTEDSWHRCKFCSEAFQSLSVLVEHFKMRHPDESKMYKCPNCSQSYSVECSGSTSPAFKCDECDAGFSNRVGLSRHKDRYHDKSSPNYSTERHKCDYCPSVFVDSKQRSKHQIQMHISTSGGAKNTSQVDGIHVCEKCAVTFSPYQALLVHIQEHHWNDPPQETFSCSVCSKPFDKRRLLQYHILVAHVGQIPYACNHCGEWFRTKSHLKQHKTMFHERAAGDANRCEFCGQIFEEEQKDSVQ encoded by the exons ATGGAAACTGCCACGGTTACCGCCCTGCTGGAAAT TCCGAGCACCAATCCGATTTCGTATTGCCGTCTTTGCTTGTCCAGCTCCTTGGTGGAACCACTTTATCCGTGTAATCCGAAGCAGGATCTTATCGATCTGATCGCTAAAAATGTCCACGTTGTTCTGATAAACGAAGAAGACCTCCCATGTGCTGTTTGTCAGAATTGTCGTTTTAAATTGGAAGATTTTGAGCGATTTCGTGACCAGTGTCAGAAGTTGGATAACTTCATACGTACTCGAAAAAGAGAGTTGGCTATTTTACAGGAAGCAGTTGCTGTGCCACAACTCGATGATACAGGTGCCATAATGGTAGCCGAGGCGATTGACATTAAGGCCGATCCGGAAGCGCTACTGGGTGATGAAGACAGTTTGCCATACGTGCTGACCGAAGACAGCTGGCACAGGTGTAAATTTTGTTCCGAGGCATTTCAAAGCTTGTCGGTGTTGGTAGAGCACTTCAAAATGCGTCACCCAGATGAATCAAAAATGTATAAATGTCCCAACTGCTCACAATCGTACTCGGTCGAATGTAGCGGATCAACTAGCCCTGCATTCAAATGTGACGAGTGTGATGCAGGGTTCAGCAATCGGGTTGGCTTGTCTCGTCACAAGGATCGTTATCATGACAAATCATCACCGAATTATTCCACGGAACGACACAAATGTGATTACTGTCCAAGCGTATTTGTTGATTCAAAGCAGCGTTCCAAACATCAGATACAAATGCATATCAGTACAAGTGGAGGTGCAAAAAATACATCCCAGGTGGACGGGATTCATGTTTGTGAAAAGTGTGCCGTAACTTTTTCCCCCTACCAGGCGCTTTTGGTGCATATCCAGGAACACCACTGGAATGATCCACCTCAGGAAACATTCAGCTGTTCGGTTTGCTCTAAACCTTTTGACAAGCGGCGGCTACTGCAATACCATATCCTGGTAGCCCATGTGGGTCAGATACCGTACGCATGTAATCATTGTGGCGAATGGTTCCGTACCAAATCACATCTGAAGCAACACAAAACAATGTTCCACGAGCGCGCCGCAGGAGATGCCAACCGGTGTGAGTTTTGCGGTCAAATTTTCGAAGAGGAACAAAAAGACTCGGTGCAATAG
- the LOC131433358 gene encoding uncharacterized protein LOC131433358, with protein MQGTKRPASAIGNSEYEKIEIPNHDPSAYCRLCFSITQLEPIFGNPKDSNESLTHLIEVSTSIKLKVESDYPCSLCRLCYNKMKEFQQFRKLCQSLNRVVRRAKKEAENGSFVVTPSAPVHVPSPLPVSIPVSTPTITSTTPAFEDTVQDAFWIQELSDDEVGITETSSQNESIGVSTEESLENEGDMPYIKLANDWYCCKLCSKIFENLSNLMDHFRNCHPEKVQVYSCSQAAIPVYKVRALNINEVLVGGAIQYKCDSCDTLFSQKRNIARHRWRYHSAHAEKFPCTKIVCEIVGCGCFFMDNKAYRRHLMAMHPNEKAPDPGPNGVLVNHFV; from the exons ATGCAAGGAACAAAACGACCAGCGTCtgctattggaaatagtgaataCGAGAAGATTGAAAT TCCCAATCATGACCCTTCTGCTTACTGTAGATTGTGTTTTTCCATTACTCAGCTAGAGCCAATTTTTGGGAATCCTAAGGATAGTAACGAATCACTTACCCATCTAATCGAAGTCAGTACCAGCATCAAACTTAAGGTCGAATCCGACTATCCATGTTCCCTCTGTCGTTTATGTTACAAcaaaatgaaagaatttcaacagtttcgaAAATTGTGTCAATCGTTAAATCGTGTAGTTCGACGTGCAaagaaagaggcagaaaacgGATCTTTTGTTGTTACACCGTCTGCTCCTGTCCATGTTCCATCGCCCCTGCCTGTATCTATTCCGGTTTCCACACCCACCATTACCTCTACGACGCCGGCGTTCGAGGATACCGTTCAGGATGCTTTTTGGATACAAGAACTGTCAGATGATGAAGTAGGGATCACTGAAACTTCTTCCCAAAACGAATCAATTGGAGTCTCAACCGAAGAATCATTAGAAAACGAAGGCGATATGCCATACATAAAACTCGCCAACGATTGGTACTGCTGCAAACTTTGCTCTAAAATTTTTGAGAATTTATCAAACCTCATGGATCACTTCAGAAATTGTCATCCCGAAAAAGTACAAGTCTATAGTTGCTCGCAAGCTGCAATACCAGTTTACAAAGTTAGGGCCCTGAATATTAACGAAGTGTTGGTGGGTGGAGCAATTCAGTATAAATGTGACTCTTGCGATACCTTGTTCAGTCAGAAAAGAAATATTGCTCGGCATCGTTGGAGGTATCACAGCGCTCACGCGGAAAAATTCCCTTGCACGAAGATTGTCTGCGAGATAGTGGGCTGTGGTTGCTTTTTCATGGATAACAAAGCATACCGGCGGCACCTGATGGCCATGCATCCCAATGAGAAGGCTCCTGATCCGGGACCTAACGGTGTATTGGTGAATCATTTCGTTTAG